The genomic window AGGGAGGTTATACTTTTGCATTAAAAGTCTTTTTAACCCAGCTCTGTCCTTCTTGTATTTATCAAGCTCCCCATCGGGTATGTCCACCTCTACATAAACGAGCTTTTCTTTCCCATCTTGGAAAATCACCACGTTCTTTCTTCCCTTTATATGTCTTTTTATAAACTTCCAGTCTTCGTCGGTCATTATGGGCTCGGGATGCCACTGCTTTGACATTTCTTCCTCAAGCTCAAGGTATGGGACTGTTTCATACCATGTTGCCTTGCTTAGCTTTGATTCTATTACTTCCTCACTTTCGCCGGTCTTTTTCCTTGCGTATTCTACGAATTCCCTTCTCTTGAACTTAAACCTTTCTATCTCATCAAGGGTAAGCTCTGGGAAGAGAACTTTTAGCTTGTATTTTATAAAGTCCCAGTTTCCGAATAGGTTTTGAGGTTCAATAGCTTCATATCCGTATGGGTTTGTCCGGAGAAAATCAAAGTAATAACCTATAAATTTTCTTACCCTTGGGTCTGTTAGGGCAAGGGTCTTTATAAAATCTGGGTCGTAGAACTCAATTATGCTCAAGAGCCTGGCTATATTGACCTTTTTTATGTTGTGCAGATGGCAAAGCTCTACCGCATACCTCTTTGGCATATTGTCCACACCGCAGTATTCGTTTAGAACCTCCATCTCAGAACGCAAAAGACTTCTAAAGAAGACTAATTTTTCCCTGTTTGAAAGGCTTTCTTTGTTAAGTATTAGCTCTATCATTTTTCCCACCTCCTTAGTTTTGAATATAGTCCCCATATACTTTCAGTCAATAAAGCCTTTTTATCCCTTTATAAGGAAATTTTTGTTGGTGTTCATGGTCATAGTCTGTTTTAAAATATACATAGGAGGGATGGTATGGGTAAAACTGTCAGCCTTGATATTGAGACCTTCTGTTTATTAGAGGAACTTACAGAGGAAGACCTTTCATACCTTAAAGGAAGAAAAGATTACGAGTCTGAAGAAGATTTTCATAGAGACCTTGCAACTAATCCATATGTTTCTTTTTTAGTTTCCTTTTCTCTTTTCTTCTTGGAAGAGAGCAAAGGCTACGTTTTTTACATGGGGGAGGAAGATAGAAAAGAAGAATCTCATACTACAGTAGGCGAGAGGAACGTGGAAGTCCTATATACATCTATATCCCTAAAAGATGGGTTTCTTTCTGCGGAGAGAAGGCTTCTTGGTGTCCTTTGGGAATATCTAAGGCATGCGGATACGCTCATCACTTTTCACGGAAAGTATTTTGACATGGAGTTTATAAAGATAAGAACCATAATACAAGGTATGAAGCCTACCGCTTTTTACAAACACCTCTATTCTAAGGGTATAAGCCACATAGACCTCAAAGACCTATTCAAGGTGGGCAGGAATAACTATTCTCTTAACTTTATTGCGAGAAGGC from Hydrogenobacter sp. T-8 includes these protein-coding regions:
- a CDS encoding ribonuclease H-like domain-containing protein; this translates as MGKTVSLDIETFCLLEELTEEDLSYLKGRKDYESEEDFHRDLATNPYVSFLVSFSLFFLEESKGYVFYMGEEDRKEESHTTVGERNVEVLYTSISLKDGFLSAERRLLGVLWEYLRHADTLITFHGKYFDMEFIKIRTIIQGMKPTAFYKHLYSKGISHIDLKDLFKVGRNNYSLNFIARRLNLPIDKGDMDGSKIRDAFLRKEYRRVADYNLRDALLTGMLYERVRDYLYHEPAVELVKSAGFSNGRELIEYALDNNLLSGRETSMLIDICKEKADSGPTERQVAYLRDLVKNSDLDLRDVCGLLGYETIDKIIKLSEEEEIT